TTTCCTAACTCAGGTTGTTTTGCGAAGATGATTAATTTGTTTGTATCCATAAAACCCTAAAATCAAAATTGAAATCATCCAATGGATGTAAACAAAACTATAATATACATACAATCCGTAAGATAAAAATGCTAAAAAGGCAATGATTGAAACAATCCACTCTGCTTTGTTGTTTCCCACCAAAAAAAATACCCATAGAATCCAATACCAAGGATGAACCACTGGGGAAAACAAAAGAAACATTGAATAAAGTATCAAAAACACATGAACCAGGGTGAACTTCTTGAAAAAATTTTGTTTGAGTAGATAAACGATCGTTAATCCAAGAACGGAAAAAGATATGACCCCTGACAAATACTCAACCCGGAATAAAGAAAGAATGAAGTAGAAAAAAGGTTCTAAAATTCCAGCAAATCGAAAGGAATGAAAAAAAAGTCCAATCCCTGCACTTCCTTGCAACATAAATTCAGAAAACACAGTTATCTTCCAAATCAAAAGAGAAAAAATGATCAGAAGAAGTAAGATGGTCCTATCTTTTTTATCTCCTCGAAAACCTAAGGCAAATAAAAAAACATTAAATTTCAATTGTGTTAAAAGAAAAAAAGAAAACAAATCAAAACGATAAATCTTTATAACCAATAAAAATAAACATCCAGTGACAAGTAATATTTCTGGGTGCATTTGTGAAACACCTTCAATGATCACGAGCGGATTTCCAAAATACAACCAATACGTTTTATTATTGTTATCCGGGTATAACTTTCGAATAAAACACAAATTAATACATTCAAACAGAACAAACATAATTTGTACGCCAACCAAACTATTTGCAAATAACGAACCAACCAAGGTTCCTAATGAAAAAAAACACTGCAATAACAAAGGATATACGGAATAATAATCGGGACTATTCATTTTCAGAAACAAAAAATCTAATCCGAGATTGGATGTATTATGCAATCCCATAATTTCTCTGGGAGTATGATGATAAGGAGAGATACCATTCAATAAAAGTTTTGCATCAAATAAATATCGGTAGATATCGTCACTCCATACTGCCGGAGAACCAATCACAACAACTCGCAAAAAAATTCCATACGACCAAAAAAGTAAAAATCGATTCCCAAATAAAGAGACAATGTCTGATAAAAAATAAAAATACAAAGGCAAAACAAAAGCCACTGCAAAGATAACACCGAAATCATTTCGATTTCCAAAATGAACCGAAACATATAGAAGGATTGGATAAATCAAAAACAATAGAATTTTTAATATTTGGCGACTAATGGGCACGAAAAACTAACAACCGAAAAAAAGTGTATAAAATTTTAATACCAACACGAAAAGACATAGAAAAGGTTCCCGAAATTTTTGAAATACCTGCAAATCGTTTTCGATAATTCACAGAAATTTCACGAACATCGAAACCCAATTGCAAAGCCTTTACATGCATTTCAATATTCCATCCCCAAGTTGGATCTTGCATCTGTAATTTTTGAAAAGCAGAATATTTTACAATCCTAAGTGGACCCATATCGGTAAATTTGAGTCGAAAAAACAAGAATATCAAAAAACAAGTAAGAGCATTTCCAAAGATTTGAATTGGAGACAATGCCCCTATTTCAACAGTTCCAATGGTTCTGGAACCAATCACTAAATCTGCATTTGATTCCTCAATCACTCGTATTAATTTTTGAATGTCAGAGGGATCATCAGAACCATCGGCATCACAAAATAAAATGTATTTAGGTTCCTGTTCTAAATTTTTGATCCAATTTATTGCCACCAAACAGGCATTTCCGTATCCAATTTCCGGGCAATCCAGTAACAATAAACCCAATTGTTTCACAATCTCCGGCGTTTTGTCCTTGGAAGCATTGTTTACAACGATAAACTGAGATTTATCTAATCCCGAACCTGAAATAAGACCATTTAACGCACGTGATATGCCCTCTTCTTCGTCCCTTGCTGGTATGATACAAAGAACTTTATTCACCCTTTCTCTGCTGATTCCTTCGAAATAATTCTTCTAATGGAGTATCTTTTCTGAATTTGGTTTTCAATTGGTAAGTTGATTCAATGACAATGGAACTATGAGGATACAAATCTTTTATGTTTTCGACTTTTTCTTTATAAGGGGAGGAAAGGTACCCTGAGGATAGTATCATATAGTCAGATGTTTTATCTTTTAAACGAACATGAACTGCCTGGAAAAGATAAGTTTCTATAGAAGGATTAGTCTGACTAAATTTCCAAACAAATTCTTTTCCAGATGGAATCCGAGAATCACTGACTTTTTTTGCCGAAGGAGACCAAGACCATTCTTGACCTATAGTGGTTTCCTCTTTTAAAATTGTTTTACCAGTTTTATCTAGACCAACAAGTGTAAGTCGATAAAATCTTTCAGGATCTCCCGTAGTGACATGATGACCTGCATTAACATTAGTTAGAATCAACTCGACAGAATTGTTTTCTATTTTTATGTTTGAAAGAGCTAATCCAGGTTTGTAACCTAATCGAATTTGATCAGAATACAAGTCAAAAGATTTAGGAACTCCTCCTCCAATAAATCCATGTTTGTGTGAAGTTCGTATTGGTTTGTGTAAGGATGGTTTTACGAAAGACCGGCGAACTTCAGGCTGGTGACAAGAAGAACAAGATTCTTTTGACTTAGTTGCGTTTAACTCAGTGCCAGTTTGGAAGGAACAAACAAGTGATTCATTTAATTTATACGTCTCGTTGTGACAATCATAACAACGACTTAATAATTGTTGACGATCAATTTTTACAGGATGAGGAGGTGAGGTTCCACCTGTCCCTCCAATCACATAACTCTGATTTGTTTCAGAATCCGTACGTACATGGCAAGTGGCACATGTAACTCCCTCTTCTTTCATTTCTGGGTTAAAACTGGGATTTGCAATTTCTATTGGTCGGAAATAATCTCCATTTTTTAGTCCAGTGATGATCGTTTCCCTTTGGTTTTGGATAGGAATATGGCAATTCAAACAGACCCATTTTGGCGAACTTGGTTTTGCTAATTCAGACTGAAATTGAATATCAGAAAGAGCGTTGGCATGGGTAGAGCGTTTCCATTCTTCATAAATTTCGACATGACAGCTTCCACAATTTTTGGCAGTGGGAGCTCCAACCGCTTTTAAATCAGGAAGATTTTCAATTGGTTTAGCCCAAACTCTTCCAGGAAACACCTGTTCAATGGGGATTTCTCTTTGGTTGAGATAAATAAAAACAAATGCACTTAAAACAAGAAAAAGAAAAAAAGAGATGTAAATATTTCGTTTCAATTTCCAATTTCCAAAGGTAGTTTCGGATCGTAAGACCATTCCCACATAGAACCCGCATAGTTGTAAGCATTATAACCATACGTACGAAGAATTCCAACGACAAAAGCAGAACGAATCCCTCCCGTACAATAAGCCACAACAGGTTTTTCTTTTTGGATTCCCAAACGTTTTAAATATAAATCCACTTCTTCTTTCGATTTAATATTTCCCTTGGCATCAAATAATTCTTGGTAAAACAGAGACTTTGCACCAGGGATATGACCTCCTCTGGTTTCCCCATATGGAGTGGCTCCCGAATATTCTCTTGGCTCCCGAGTATCAAGGATTTGGTACTTTTTTAATGGTAATCCTTTTACAATTTCTTCTTTTTGAATCAGGTACGTTTGGTTTGAATTTCTTTTTGATGTTTCTGTTGTTAATTCTTGGTTATCTTTAGGTTTCGTATCTGTTTTCTTTAGAATTTCTTTTTGGTAAGTATCAAATCCTCCCTCTAACCAGTAGGCTTGTGAGAAACCTGTCTCCCGTAAACTCCAAACAATTCGCCCTTCTTCACCCCATCCGCTTGCACCATCACCTAATACAAGTATATTGTCATTTGTTTTGATTCCAAGATCATTTATTTTTTTACGAACCAATTTTAATTCTAACAATTCGCCTTTATGCGGAGCATCCGTTCTAGATAGTTCCTCCCAGGTGATGACTTTAGAACCAGGAACCTTATCTTTCCACCGGTGAATGGAAGACCGAGTGTCAAGGATTGTATACTTAGAGAATGGAATTGAAGATTCTTTTGAAATAAACCAAGGAGTGTCTTTGATTTCTTGCGGTTGTGCTTTGGGTCCTGCGCTGAGTTGGAGCCAAAAAGCCCAAAGTAGAGACAAAGAAAATAGATAAATCCCGTAGCCACGTAGTACTTTCACGAAGATACCCTCCTGTTTTTTAAAATCTTTCTCTTCTAAGACGAAATTTCGTCAATAAAATAAATATTTCATCCAATAAAGCGAATTTTCCTTGTCCATAACTACCCTCTCCGTACTTTGGATGCAAATGGAGGGCAATATGAAAATTGGATACTATCCGGACGTGGTCAATGAAAATGTCACAAGGATTGTTGCTTCAACAGTCGTATTCCTAGGTGTTTTTTCCATCTTATTTCCCAATGTATATGTACTTGGACTCCTATTATTAGGTTTTCTATTAAGACTCAGCTATGGACCCAAGTTTGAACCTTTTGCTTTTTTCACTTCTAGATACTTAGTGCCATGGCTAGGCATTTCTTTTGTGGGAACGGCGGGGCCGCCAAAACGATTTGCGCAATTGATTGGATTTTTATTTAGTCTTAGTGCGATTGTATTTTATAGTTTGGGTTATTCCTTGGCTTACCAAATCACTCTTGCGACACTCGTTTTTTTTGCATCACTGGAATCCTTTTTAGGTTGGTGCGCTGGTTGTTTTGCATTCGGATTATTGATGAAGCTGGGTGTGATTCCAGTGGAAATTTGTGAACGATGTAATAACCTAAACTTCAATAAATAAGTTTGTAAAAAACATTGTTACAATGGTTTCTTTTCTCATTGTTTTTATTGGTTACCATTTCCTTTTTTGGGATGGTAACCTTACCTAAAAAATTTTTTAGAAACCAGTCTCTTTTAATTTTTGTTTTTGGATTCGCAATCAGAATCCTGTGTATGTTTCTTTCTCCCATTTGGGAAGACGATTGGTCGCGGTATTTATGGGAAGGAAATCTCATTCGAAATGGAGAATCACCTTACGAAACCACTCCTCTAACTCATTTTCAAAATCCGAATATTTCTGAGAACGAAATAGAAGTATTATCTCAAATCAATCATCCTGATTGGACCACTATCTATAGTCCTTTTGTTTTGTTATTTTTTGCCTTATTTTCCGTTGATTTTTCTGGATTTTTTTTAAAATTTAGTTATCTCTTTCTAGAAACTTTTAGTTTTTTATTTTTTTCGAAAGGAAAGTTCACCAAACCAATGCTATTGTATTGGACTTTTCCAATCCTAATCAAAGAAGTTTATGTAAATTATCATTTTGAGGTTTTAGTAATATCGTTGTCTTTAGTTTCTTTTCAATTGATAAAAGAAAAAAAACAATACCTCGCAAGTTTTGTTTTAGGTTTAGGTGTCCACATTAAAATATTTTCATTACTCTATACACTTTTTTTAATTTCATCATTTGAGTTTAAGGAATGGAAAAAAAATCTTGTCACATGGATACAAATTATACTTACTTTTTGTATTGGATTTTTTGTTTTTTATTTAATCTACTACATTCTATTTCCGAATACTTTCGATTTTGGAGTTTCCAATTTACTTAAGTTTGGCGCATATTTTAAATTTAATCAATTCTATGAACCATTCTGGAAATTATTTGGAACGGTAGACTTAAAGGTTTTTCCATTTTTATTACAGTTACTTACGATGACAGTTTATGTTCTGATTGCCTTAGAGAAAAAAAATCGATTCCAAAAGTT
The nucleotide sequence above comes from Leptospira harrisiae. Encoded proteins:
- a CDS encoding glycosyltransferase family 2 protein — protein: MNKVLCIIPARDEEEGISRALNGLISGSGLDKSQFIVVNNASKDKTPEIVKQLGLLLLDCPEIGYGNACLVAINWIKNLEQEPKYILFCDADGSDDPSDIQKLIRVIEESNADLVIGSRTIGTVEIGALSPIQIFGNALTCFLIFLFFRLKFTDMGPLRIVKYSAFQKLQMQDPTWGWNIEMHVKALQLGFDVREISVNYRKRFAGISKISGTFSMSFRVGIKILYTFFRLLVFRAH
- a CDS encoding multiheme c-type cytochrome, with protein sequence MVLRSETTFGNWKLKRNIYISFFLFLVLSAFVFIYLNQREIPIEQVFPGRVWAKPIENLPDLKAVGAPTAKNCGSCHVEIYEEWKRSTHANALSDIQFQSELAKPSSPKWVCLNCHIPIQNQRETIITGLKNGDYFRPIEIANPSFNPEMKEEGVTCATCHVRTDSETNQSYVIGGTGGTSPPHPVKIDRQQLLSRCYDCHNETYKLNESLVCSFQTGTELNATKSKESCSSCHQPEVRRSFVKPSLHKPIRTSHKHGFIGGGVPKSFDLYSDQIRLGYKPGLALSNIKIENNSVELILTNVNAGHHVTTGDPERFYRLTLVGLDKTGKTILKEETTIGQEWSWSPSAKKVSDSRIPSGKEFVWKFSQTNPSIETYLFQAVHVRLKDKTSDYMILSSGYLSSPYKEKVENIKDLYPHSSIVIESTYQLKTKFRKDTPLEELFRRNQQRKGE
- a CDS encoding sulfurtransferase; this translates as MKVLRGYGIYLFSLSLLWAFWLQLSAGPKAQPQEIKDTPWFISKESSIPFSKYTILDTRSSIHRWKDKVPGSKVITWEELSRTDAPHKGELLELKLVRKKINDLGIKTNDNILVLGDGASGWGEEGRIVWSLRETGFSQAYWLEGGFDTYQKEILKKTDTKPKDNQELTTETSKRNSNQTYLIQKEEIVKGLPLKKYQILDTREPREYSGATPYGETRGGHIPGAKSLFYQELFDAKGNIKSKEEVDLYLKRLGIQKEKPVVAYCTGGIRSAFVVGILRTYGYNAYNYAGSMWEWSYDPKLPLEIGN
- a CDS encoding DUF4395 domain-containing protein; the protein is MKIGYYPDVVNENVTRIVASTVVFLGVFSILFPNVYVLGLLLLGFLLRLSYGPKFEPFAFFTSRYLVPWLGISFVGTAGPPKRFAQLIGFLFSLSAIVFYSLGYSLAYQITLATLVFFASLESFLGWCAGCFAFGLLMKLGVIPVEICERCNNLNFNK